A stretch of Cucumis sativus cultivar 9930 chromosome 2, Cucumber_9930_V3, whole genome shotgun sequence DNA encodes these proteins:
- the LOC101222423 gene encoding cellulose synthase-like protein D3: MASKSFKPIRSNLSTASDASEAQKPPLPPTVTFGRRTSSGRYISYSRDDLDSELGSGDFMNYTVHIPPTPDNQPMDPSISQKVEEQYVSNSLFTGGFNSVTRAHLMDKVIESEAIHPQMAGTKGSRCAIPGCDAKVMSDERGNDILPCECDFKICRDCYVDAVKTGGGICPGCKEPYKNTDLDEIAVEHGRPLTLPPPATMSKMERRLSLMKSTKSALMRSQTGVGEFDHNRWLFETRGTYGYGNAIWPKDEGFENGNSDEVEPMEFMNKPWRPLTRKLKIPAAVLSPYRLLIAVRMVVLGFFLAWRVSHPNTDAYWLWAMSVVCEIWFAFSWLLDQLPKLCPINRATDLNVLKEKFETPSPSNPTGKSDLPGIDIFVSTADPEKEPPLVTANTILSILAADYPVEKLACYVSDDGGALLTFEAMAEAASFANIWVPFCRKHGIEPRNPESYFSLKRDPFKNKVKSDFVKDRRRVKREYDEFKVRINGLPDSIRRRSDAYHAREEIKAMKVQRQNIGADEPIESVKISKATWMADGTHWPGTWLQPSSEHSKGDHAGIIQVMLKPPSDEPLHGTVEDEKLLNLSEVDIRLPLLVYVSREKRPGYDHNKKAGAMNALVRASAIMSNGPFILNLDCDHYIYNSQAMREGMCFMMDRGGDRLCYVQFPQRFEGIDPSDRYANHNTVFFDVNMRALDGLQGPVYVGTGCLFRRVALYGFDPPRSKEHQAGFCSCCCGGQRKKHTSVASSPEESRALRMGDSDDEEMNLSLFPKRFGNSTFLIDSIPVAEYQGRPLADHPAVKNGRPPGALTIPRDLLDASTVAEAISVISCWYEDKTEWGNRVGWIYGSVTEDVVTGYRMHNRGWKSVYCVTKRDAFRGTAPINLTDRLHQVLRWATGSVEIFFSRNNAFLASPKMKVLQRIAYLNVGIYPFTSIFLIVYCFLPALSLFSGQFIVQTLNVTFLTYLLIITLTLCMLAVLEIRWSGIELEEWWRNEQFWLIGGTSAHLAAVLQGLLKVVAGIEISFTLTSKSAGDDVDDEFADLYIVKWTSLMIPPITIMITNLIAIAVGFSRTIYSVIPQWSRLIGGVFFSFWVLAHLYPFAKGLMGRRGRTPTIVFVWSGLIAITISLLWVAISPPAGTNQIGGSFTFP; encoded by the exons atGGCATCGAAGTCATTCAAACCGATCCGATCGAATTTGTCAACAGCTTCCGATGCATCGGAAGCACAGAAGCCTCCACTTCCACCAACAGTGACATTTGGACGAAGAACATCGTCGGGTCGGTATATTAGCTACTCAAGAGATGATCTTGATAGTGAGCTTGGGAGTGGTGATTTCATGAACTATACTGTACACATTCCTCCAACACCTGATAATCAACCAATGGATCCTTCAATTTCACAGAAGGTCGAAGAGCAATATGTATCGAATTCGCTATTTACTGGTGGGTTTAACAGCGTGACCCGAGCTCATTTGATGGACAAAGTGATTGAATCTGAAGCAATACATCCACAAATGGCTGGTACAAAAGGATCTAGATGTGCTATTCCTGGCTGTGATGCAAAGGTTATGAGTGATGAACGTGGAAATGACATTCTCCCATGTGAATGTGATTTCAAGATATGTCGAGATTGTTACGTCGATGCGGTTAAAACTGGAGGTGGAATTTGCCCCGGTTGTAAAGAACCGTATAAGAACACGGATCTAGATGAAATTGCTGTTGAACATGGAAGACCTCTTACACTTCCTCCACCAGCTACAATGTCAAAAATGGAGAGAAGATTGTCATTGATGAAGTCTACTAAATCTGCATTAATGAGAAGTCAAACTGGGGTTGGAGAATTTGATCACAATAGATGGTTGTTTGAGACTAGGGGAACTTATGGATATGGGAATGCTATATGGCCGAAGGACGAGGGATTCGAAAATGGGAACAGCGACGAAGTTGAGCCTATGGAATTCATGAATAAACCATGGCGACCCCTTACACGAAAACTGAAAATTCCTGCTGCTGTTTTGAGTCCATATAG GCTTTTGATCGCAGTTCGGATGGTTGTTCTTGGATTCTTCTTGGCTTGGAGAGTGAGTCATCCAAATACTGATGCATATTGGCTTTGGGCTATGTCAGTGGTTTGTGAAATTTGGTTTGCTTTTTCTTGGCTTCTTGATCAACTACCGAAGTTGTGTCCTATAAATAGAGCTACTGATCTTAATGTGTTGAAGGAGAAATTCGAAACACCGAGTCCAAGTAATCCTACTGGGAAATCTGATCTCCCAGGCATAGATATCTTTGTATCCACTGCAGATCCTGAAAAAGAACCACCTCTTGTTACTGCAAACACTATCCTCTCCATTTTAGCAGCTGACTACCCAGTTGAAAAGCTTGCTTGCTATGTTTCTGATGATGGAGGTgcacttttaacttttgaagcTATGGCCGAAGCTGCAAGCTTTGCTAATATTTGGGTTCCATTTTGTCGAAAGCATGGCATTGAACCTCGTAATCCTGAGTCATATTTCAGTTTGAAAAGAGATCCATTCAAGAACAAAGTAAAGTCAGACTTTGTCAAGGATCGCAGACGTGTCAAGCGTGAGTATGATGAGTTCAAAGTTCGTATAAATGGACTTCCTGACTCTATTCGTCGCCGCTCGGATGCATATCATGCAAGAGAGGAAATCAAAGCTATGAAGGTTCAAAGACAGAACATTGGTGCTGATGAACCAATAGAAAGTGTGAAGATCTCTAAAGCAACATGGATGGCTGATGGAACCCATTGGCCAGGGACTTGGTTGCAACCATCATCTGAGCACTCAAAGGGTGACCATGCTGGTATAATACAG GTGATGTTGAAGCCACCTAGTGATGAACCTCTTCACGGAACAGTTGAAGACGAGAAGCTTCTTAACCTTTCTGAGGTTGATATTCGTCTTCCTTTGCTTGTTTATGTTTCTCGAGAGAAACGACCGGGGTATGATCACAACAAGAAGGCTGGGGCCATGAATGCTCTTGTTCGAGCGTCAGCTATCATGTCCAATGGTCCCTTCATTCTCAACCTTGATTGTGACCACTATATCTACAACTCTCAAGCAATGAGAGAAGGAATGTGCTTCATGATGGATCGTGGAGGTGATCGACTTTGCTATGTGCAGTTCCCACAAAGATTTGAGGGGATTGATCCTTCCGATCGATATGCAAATCACAACACCGTGTTCTTTGATGTTAATATGCGAGCTCTCGATGGACTTCAGGGACCAGTTTACGTGGGAACAGGATGCCTGTTTAGGAGGGTTGCCCTTTATGGATTTGATCCTCCTCGTTCGAAAGAGCATCAGGCTGGTTTTTGTAGCTGCTGCTGCGGGGGGCAACGAAAGAAGCATACATCAGTTGCAAGCAGCCCTGAAGAGAGCAGAGCTTTGAGAATGGGTGATTCTGATGATGAGGAAATGAATCTGTCTTTGTTTCCTAAAAGATTTGGTAACTCAACTTTCCTTATTGATTCAATCCCAGTTGCTGAGTATCAAGGGCGGCCCTTAGCAGATCATCCAGCCGTAAAAAACGGACGCCCACCAGGTGCTCTTACGATCCCCCGTGATCTTCTTGATGCTTCAACAGTGGCAGAGGCAATTAGTGTGATTTCTTGTTGGTATGAAGATAAAACAGAATGGGGTAACCGTGTCGGGTGGATTTATGGATCTGTTACTGAAGATGTGGTCACTGGATATAGGATGCATAATAGAGGTTGGAAATCAGTTTACTGTGTAACGAAACGAGATGCTTTCCGTGGCACAGCTCCGATCAACCTCACTGATAGGCTTCATCAAGTGCTTCGATGGGCTACAGGATCTGTCGAAATTTTCTTCTCCCGGAACAATGCCTTCCTTGCTAGTCCAAAAATGAAGGTTTTACAAAGAATAGCATACTTAAACGTTGGAATCTACCCTTTCACTTCAATCTTCCTCATTGTCTACTGCTTTCTACCAGCACTTTCCCTCTTCTCTGGCCAGTTCATCGTCCAAACACTTAATGTCACATTTCTTACTTACCTTCTAATCATTACCCTCACATTGTGTATGCTTGCTGTGCTCGAGATCCGATGGTCCGGTATTGAATTAGAAGAGTGGTGGAGGAATGAACAATTCTGGCTGATTGGTGGTACAAGTGCTCATCTGGCTGCTGTTCTTCAAGGTCTACTAAAAGTTGTTGCTGGcattgaaatttcatttaccTTGACATCGAAATCCGCTGGTGACGACGTAGATGACGAGTTTGCTGATCTCTACATCGTCAAATGGACATCTCTAATGATACCACCAATCACCATCATGATCACAAACTTAATTGCAATAGCAGTCGGGTTTAGCCGAACAATATATAGCGTTATACCGCAATGGAGCCGGTTGATCGGAGGGGTTTTCTTCAGTTTTTGGGTACTGGCTCATCTCTACCCTTTCGCTAAAGGGCTGAtgggaagaagaggaaggacTCCTACCATTGTTTTTGTGTGGTCAGGTCTCATTGCTATCaccatttctcttctttggGTAGCCATTAGTCCTCCAGCAGGAACTAATCAAATTGGAGGTTCTTTCACATTCCCTTAA
- the LOC101221949 gene encoding cellulose synthase-like protein D3, whose protein sequence is MASKSFKLTRSNLSSTSDVSDAQKQPMPQTVTFARRTSSGRYVSYSRDDLDSELGSGDFTNYTVHIPPTPDNQPMDPSISQKVEEQYVSNSLFTGGFNSVTRAHLMDKVIESEATHPQMAGIKGSSCQVPGCDAKVMSDERGNDILPCECDFKICRDCYVDEVKSGNGICPGCKEPYKNKDIDEATAEHGRPLPLPPTRTMSKGERRLSLMKSTKSMMVRSQTGVGDFDHNRWLFETKGTYGYGNAIWPKDGVTGNGSDKDDEPGEPKEFMNKPWRPLTRKLKIRAAVLSPYRLLILVRMVVLGFFLAWRVRHPNTDAYWLWAMSVVCELWFAFSWLLDQLPKLCPVNRATDLNVLKDKFETPSPSNPTGKSDLPGIDVFVSTADPEKEPPLVTANTILSILAADYPVEKLACYVSDDGGALLTFEAMAEAASFANTWVPFCRKHDIEPRNPESYFNLKRDPFKNKVRSDFVKDRRRVKREYDEFKVRINGLPDSIRRRSDAYHAREEIKAMKRQRQNVGDNEPLETIKIPKATWMADGTHWPGTWMQPSAEHSKGDHAGIIQVMLKPPSDEPLHGTADETKLLDLSDVDIRLPLLVYVSREKRPGYDHNKKAGAMNALVRASAIMSNGPFILNLDCDHYIYNSQAMREGMCFMMDRGGDRICYVQFPQRFEGIDPSDRYANHNTVFFDVNMRALDGLQGPVYVGTGCLFRRIALYGFDPHRSKEQHPGCCSCCFGKRKRHASISNNPEEHRGLRMGDSDDEEMDLSLFPKRFGNSAFLVDSIPIAEFQGRPLADHPAVKYGRPPGALTIPRELLDASTVAEAISVISCWYEDKTEWGQRVGWIYGSVTEDVVTGYRMHNRGWKSIYCVTKRDAFRGTAPINLTDRLHQVLRWATGSVEIFFSRNNALLASPRMKILQRIAYLNVGIYPFTSIFLIVYCFLPALSLFSGQFIVQTLNVTFLTYLLVITITLCLLAVLEIKWSGIELEEWWRNEQFWLIGGTSAHLAAVLQGLLKVIAGIEISFTLTSKSGGDDVDDEFADLYIVKWTSLMIPPITIMMINLIAIAVGVSRTIYSTIPQWSRLIGGVFFSFWVLAHLYPFAKGLMGRRGRTPTIVFVWSGLLAITISLLWVAISPPGDTNQIGGSFSFP, encoded by the exons ATGGCGTCTAAGTCATTTAAGCTGACTCGTTCAAATCTATCATCAACTTCTGATGTGTCTGATGCACAGAAGCAGCCAATGCCGCAGACTGTAACTTTTGCTCGAAGAACTTCGTCTGGTCGGTATGTTAGCTATTCGAGGGATGATCTTGATAGTGAACTTGGGAGTGGTGACTTTACAAACTACACAGTGCATATACCACCAACACCTGACAATCAGCCGATGGATCCATCCATCTCACAGAAGGTTGAAGAGCAATACGTCTCGAATTCCCTCTTTACAGGAGGATTTAATAGCGTGACACGAGCTCATCTTATGGATAAGGTAATTGAATCTGAAGCAACCCATCCTCAAATGGCTGGCATTAAAGGATCTTCCTGTCAAGTACCAGGGTGTGATGCAAAAGTTATGAGCGATGAACGTGGTAATGACATTCTCCCCTGTGAGTGCGATTTCAAGATATGTCGAGATTGCTATGTGGATGAAGTTAAATCAGGGAATGGGATCTGCCCTGGTTGCAAGGAGCCATATAAGAACAAAGATATCGATGAAGCAACTGCTGAACATGGGCGTCCCCTGCCACTCCCTCCCACACGCACAATGTCAAAGGGCGAGAGAAGATTGTCATTAATGAAATCAACAAAGTCCATGATGGTGAGGAGTCAAACTGGAGTTGGAGATTTTGATCATAATAGGTGGCTTTTTGAAACAAAGGGTACTTATGGGTATGGAAATGCGATATGGCCAAAGGATGGGGTTACAGGAAATGGAAGTGATAAAGATGATGAGCCTGGTGAGCCAAAAGAATTTATGAACAAACCTTGGAGGCCATTGACACGGAAGCTTAAAATTCGTGCTGCTGTTCTCAGCCCGTATAG GCTTCTAATTCTTGTTCGCATGGTTGTTCTTGGATTTTTTTTGGCTTGGAGGGTTCGGCATCCAAACACAGATGCATATTGGTTGTGGGCAATGTCAGTTGTATGTGAACTATGGTTTGCTTTTTCTTGGCTTCTCGATCAATTGCCCAAGCTTTGTCCTGTTAATCGGGCCACAGATCTTAATGTTCTGAAGGATAAGTTTGAAACACCTAGCCCTAGTAATCCTACTGGGAAATCTGATCTTCCAGGAATAGATGTCTTTGTTTCTACTGCAGACCCAGAAAAAGAGCCTCCTCTTGTCACTGCAAACACAATCTTGTCAATTTTAGCTGCCGACTATCCTGTTGAAAAGCTTGCTTGCTATGTTTCAGATGACGGAGGTGCACTTCTAACCTTTGAGGCCATGGCAGAAGCAGCAAGTTTTGCTAACACATGGGTTCCTTTCTGTCGAAAACACGATATTGAACCGAGGAATCCCGAGTCTTACTTCAATCTGAAGAGAGATCCATTCAAGAATAAAGTGCGATCGGATTTTGTCAAGGATCGGAGACGTGTGAAACGTGAATACGATGAATTCAAAGTTCGCATAAATGGACTTCCTGATTCTATTCGTCGTCGATCTGATGCCTATCATGCAAGGGAGGAAATCAAAGCTATGAAGCGTCAGAGGCAAAATGTTGGTGACAATGAACCTCTAGAGACTATAAAGATCCCTAAAGCAACATGGATGGCTGATGGAACCCATTGGCCTGGAACTTGGATGCAACCTTCTGCCGAGCACTCCAAGGGTGACCATGCTGGTATAATACAG GTGATGCTTAAACCTCCAAGTGATGAACCGCTACATGGAACTGCTGATGAAACTAAACTACTTGACCTATCAGATGTTGATATCCGTCTTCCTCTACTTGTTTATGTTTCTCGAGAAAAACGTCCTGGCTACGATCATAACAAAAAAGCAGGGGCCATGAATGCTCTAGTTCGTGCATCAGCTATTATGTCAAATGGGCCATTTATCCTCAATCTTGATTGTGACCATTATATATACAACTCTCAGGCAATGAGAGAGGGAATGTGTTTCATGATGGACCGTGGAGGTGATCGTATTTGTTATGTTCAGTTCCCTCAAAGGTTTGAGGGCATTGATCCTTCAGATCGATATGCCAATCACAACACTGTGTTCTTTGACGTTAACATGCGAGCCCTTGATGGACTTCAAGGTCCAGTATATGTTGGAACAGGATGTCTCTTTAGAAGGATTGCTCTTTATGGTTTTGACCCTCATAGATCTAAAGAGCAGCACCCTGGTTGTTGTAGCTGCTGCTTTGGTAAGCGTAAAAGACATGCATCGATTTCAAATAACCCCGAAGAGCATCGTGGCCTAAGAATGGGTGACTCTGATGATGAAGAGATGGACTTATCCTTGTTCCCAAAAAGGTTTGGAAATTCTGCGTTTCTTGTTGATTCGATTCCAATTGCTGAGTTTCAAGGACGCCCATTAGCTGATCATCCAGCTGTGAAGTATGGACGTCCTCCTGGTGCTCTTACCATTCCTCGTGAGCTTCTGGATGCATCAACTGTTGCAGAGGCGATCAGTGTCATTTCTTGTTGGTATGAAGACAAGACCGAATGGGGCCAACGGGTTGGCTGGATTTATGGATCTGTCACAGAAGATGTGGTCACTGGGTACAGGATGCATAATAGGGGTTGGAAGTCCATTTACTGTGTGACTAAACGCGATGCTTTTCGTGGAACTGCACCGATCAATCTCACTGATAGGCTGCATCAAGTTCTCCGGTGGGCTACCGGGTCAGTGGAGATTTTCTTCTCTAGAAATAATGCACTATTGGCTAGTCCAAGAATGAAGATTTTGCAAAGAATAGCCTACCTTAACGTTGGAATATACCCTTTCACTTCCATCTTCCTCATAGTCTACTGTTTCCTCCCTGCACTTTCCCTATTTTCGGGGCAATTTATAGTTCAGACTCTCAATGTCACTTTCCTCACCTACCTTTTGGTCATCACCATCACTCTATGCCTGCTTGCTGTTCTTGAAATTAAATGGTCTGGCATTGAATTAGAAGAGTGGTGGAGAAATGAGCAGTTTTGGTTGATTGGAGGCACCAGTGCTCATCTTGCTGCTGTGCTTCAAGGTTTGCTAAAAGTCATTGCTGGGATTGAAATTTCTTTCACCTTGACATCCAAATCAGGGGGTGATGATGTAGATGACGAATTTGCGGATCTCTACATCGTGAAGTGGACCTCCCTCATGATTCCACCTATCACAATCATGATGATCAACCTAATCGCCATTGCGGTTGGGGTCAGTCGCACAATCTACAGTACAATTCCACAATGGAGTCGCTTGATAGGTGGCGTTTTCTTCAGTTTCTGGGTTCTTGCTCATCTCTACCCCTTTGCCAAGGGGCTCAtgggaagaagaggaagaacaCCGACCATTGTTTTCGTGTGGTCAGGACTTCTTGCCATCACTATCTCCCTCCTCTGGGTGGCCATTAGCCCCCCAGGTGATACAAATCAAATCGGAggttctttctcttttccttgA